A region from the Muribaculum gordoncarteri genome encodes:
- a CDS encoding energy-coupling factor ABC transporter ATP-binding protein — translation MSHHYVKFDHVSYTYPGGYEALKDVSLYISHGEKVAIVGANGAGKSTLMLHVNGLLQPTSGSVTIGDIPITKSTLPIIRQTVGLVFQNPDDQLFMPTVEEDVAFGPVNMKLPEDEVERRVVMALEAVGATSLRKRASYQLSGGQKRSVAIATVLSMEPDILVLDEPSSNLDPHSRRLMMEQLRRFKHTCIVTTHDIDMVKELCARTIVMAEGRIIADGATEDVFRDEEVLCQGGLV, via the coding sequence ATGAGTCACCACTATGTAAAATTTGATCACGTAAGCTACACCTATCCCGGAGGGTATGAGGCTCTCAAGGATGTGTCGCTCTACATAAGCCACGGTGAAAAGGTGGCCATAGTAGGAGCCAACGGCGCCGGAAAGTCGACGCTGATGCTCCATGTCAACGGGCTTCTTCAACCCACCTCGGGGAGCGTGACAATAGGTGACATCCCCATAACGAAGTCAACGCTTCCGATAATAAGGCAGACGGTGGGGCTCGTGTTCCAGAATCCCGACGACCAGCTCTTCATGCCCACCGTGGAGGAGGATGTGGCTTTCGGCCCCGTGAACATGAAGCTTCCCGAGGACGAGGTGGAGCGTCGCGTGGTGATGGCGCTCGAGGCGGTGGGTGCGACATCGTTGCGCAAGCGTGCGAGCTATCAGCTTTCGGGAGGGCAGAAACGCAGTGTGGCCATAGCCACCGTGTTGTCGATGGAGCCCGACATATTGGTGCTCGACGAGCCGTCGAGCAATCTCGATCCACATTCCCGCCGACTGATGATGGAGCAATTGCGCCGATTCAAGCACACCTGCATAGTGACAACCCATGACATCGACATGGTAAAGGAGCTGTGTGCACGCACCATAGTCATGGCCGAAGGGCGCATAATAGCCGACGGCGCTACAGAGGATGTGTTTCGTGACGAAGAGGTGCTGTGTCAGGGAGGCCTTGTGTGA
- the cbiQ gene encoding cobalt ECF transporter T component CbiQ — MGALEKALTELNEVERMACTGSRMHSIDPRAKLIVTVIYIVAVLSFSLDSPAGIILFWVFPIIVSAMSGISYNAVFVKSLYTLPFIMFIGIFNPIFNREPMLYIGDMAISRGWVEFVSIIIRGLLSVQAVLLLIMSTGFNRLCAAMGKLGVPSIFTTQLMLLYRYIFVLLDEALSMDRARKSRSYGRKKYGLKMWGTFIGQLLLRTVERAQRIHRAMLSRGFTGKILMRGNMHWRLSDTIYVVVWCLLFAAGRFCDVSGLFPFTR; from the coding sequence ATGGGAGCGCTGGAAAAGGCATTGACCGAGCTGAACGAGGTGGAGCGAATGGCCTGCACGGGCAGTCGCATGCATTCGATCGACCCGAGGGCGAAGCTCATCGTGACGGTAATCTACATCGTTGCTGTGCTGTCGTTCTCCCTTGATTCGCCGGCGGGGATAATACTTTTCTGGGTGTTTCCGATAATAGTGAGCGCCATGTCGGGAATAAGCTACAATGCCGTTTTCGTCAAGTCGCTCTACACGCTCCCGTTCATAATGTTCATAGGCATATTCAACCCAATATTCAACCGTGAGCCCATGCTTTATATAGGTGACATGGCCATATCGAGGGGCTGGGTCGAGTTTGTGTCGATAATAATAAGAGGATTGCTGTCGGTTCAGGCCGTGCTGCTTCTTATAATGTCGACGGGGTTCAACCGGCTGTGTGCGGCTATGGGCAAGCTTGGTGTGCCGTCGATATTCACTACGCAGCTGATGCTGCTCTACCGCTACATATTCGTGCTGCTGGACGAGGCTTTGAGCATGGACCGCGCGAGGAAGTCACGCAGCTACGGGCGCAAGAAGTACGGGCTGAAGATGTGGGGCACGTTCATCGGGCAGTTGCTCCTGCGTACGGTAGAACGGGCCCAGCGCATACACCGGGCGATGTTGTCGCGAGGTTTTACGGGAAAGATATTGATGCGCGGCAACATGCACTGGCGGCTTAGCGACACGATTTACGTTGTCGTGTGGTGCCTTCTCTTTGCGGCGGGTCGCTTCTGCGATGTGTCGGGATTGTTTCCATTTACAAGATAG
- a CDS encoding energy-coupling factor ABC transporter permease, protein MADALVSPAVAGVAAVVSVSLLVVAAKKIRKESSDSSVVPLMGVMGAFIFAAQMINFTIPGTGSSGHIVGGILLGAILGPWAALLTLASVLVVQCLIFADGGLMALGCNILNMGVVSTLIAYPLVFKPIMGHGTSTWRMIVASIAASVVGLELGAVLVTLETELSGVTALPTGDFLALMTSIHLFIGIGEGLATAAVLYFVLRYKPSLLECRAEAGAGHRGHYGKAAIVFISIALLLGVAFTWIASSNPDGLEWSIENLTGSSELTGGVGSKVADTLAGVQSTTSLLPDYDSTWSGIIGCLVVVAIVWVVASLLGRHQSVGSKA, encoded by the coding sequence ATGGCTGACGCATTGGTGTCGCCGGCAGTTGCCGGTGTCGCCGCAGTAGTATCGGTATCGCTATTGGTGGTCGCTGCGAAAAAAATACGCAAAGAATCATCGGACAGTAGTGTAGTGCCCCTGATGGGGGTGATGGGCGCATTTATATTCGCCGCACAGATGATAAATTTCACCATTCCGGGGACGGGGTCGAGCGGACACATCGTAGGAGGAATACTGCTCGGTGCAATACTCGGGCCATGGGCCGCGCTGCTGACGCTTGCATCGGTGCTTGTGGTCCAGTGCCTTATATTTGCCGACGGCGGCCTTATGGCGCTTGGCTGCAACATACTCAACATGGGAGTAGTGTCGACACTTATAGCTTATCCGCTGGTGTTCAAGCCCATTATGGGACACGGCACATCGACATGGCGCATGATTGTTGCGTCGATAGCCGCAAGCGTGGTGGGACTGGAACTTGGCGCCGTGCTCGTGACGCTCGAAACCGAACTCTCGGGAGTCACGGCGTTGCCTACTGGTGATTTCCTTGCATTGATGACATCGATACACCTGTTTATAGGAATCGGTGAGGGGCTCGCCACTGCCGCCGTGCTCTACTTTGTGCTGCGATACAAGCCTTCGCTTCTCGAATGTCGCGCCGAGGCCGGCGCAGGCCACCGCGGTCACTACGGCAAGGCCGCGATAGTGTTCATCAGCATCGCGCTGCTTCTCGGAGTGGCCTTTACGTGGATTGCATCGAGCAATCCCGACGGCCTTGAGTGGTCGATTGAGAATCTTACGGGAAGCAGTGAGCTGACCGGTGGAGTGGGGAGCAAAGTCGCCGACACCCTTGCGGGAGTTCAGTCCACGACATCACTGCTGCCCGACTACGACAGCACATGGTCGGGAATAATAGGGTGTCTTGTCGTCGTGGCCATAGTGTGGGTCGTGGCTTCGTTGCTCGGCCGACATCAGAGTGTGGGTTCCAAAGCCTAA
- a CDS encoding putative sugar nucleotidyl transferase → MRNIILFDETATRENLLPITFTRPVSDIRFGILTIRQKWEKAFPGTYSYATAEYLSIKYPRVEADRDNDYHIVGNVCPTPEFVTMLENLHPGQAVTCKGKTIAYRGENPAESLEIAEAPLAINMLPDIFMLNEQALLDDFMTITRNAKSQKLSSTCTVIGDPCFPDGTPKIFLEEGAKAEAAILNVNKGPIYIGREAEIMEGSCIRGPLALCEHAYVNMGTKIYGATTIGPYCKVGGELNNVVMIGYSNKGHDGFLGNAVIGEWCNLGANCVASNLKNDYSETKLWNYPAHRFLRTGLQFCGLIMGDHTKAGINTMFNTATVVGVGCNIHGSGFPRNFVASFSEGGAAGFNDVSLSKFFDIARRVMARRHVELTDVDIEIFNSIYEIAETYK, encoded by the coding sequence ATGCGCAACATTATTCTTTTCGATGAAACTGCGACGCGTGAAAATCTTCTCCCCATCACATTTACGCGCCCCGTATCCGATATCCGATTCGGAATACTTACCATCCGCCAGAAATGGGAAAAAGCCTTCCCCGGCACCTACTCCTATGCTACGGCCGAATACCTCTCGATAAAATATCCCCGCGTCGAGGCCGACCGTGACAACGACTACCACATAGTCGGCAACGTTTGCCCCACCCCCGAGTTTGTGACGATGCTTGAGAACCTCCATCCGGGACAAGCCGTGACATGCAAGGGCAAGACCATCGCCTACCGTGGCGAGAACCCCGCCGAGTCATTGGAAATCGCCGAAGCGCCCCTCGCCATAAACATGCTTCCCGACATATTCATGCTCAACGAGCAGGCTCTTCTCGACGACTTCATGACCATAACACGTAACGCCAAGAGCCAAAAGCTCAGCTCGACCTGCACCGTCATCGGCGACCCGTGCTTCCCCGACGGAACGCCCAAGATATTCCTCGAAGAGGGAGCCAAGGCCGAAGCCGCAATACTGAATGTCAACAAGGGCCCGATATACATAGGCCGTGAGGCCGAAATCATGGAAGGCAGCTGCATTCGCGGGCCTCTGGCTCTGTGCGAGCACGCTTATGTCAACATGGGCACAAAAATCTACGGAGCCACCACGATAGGCCCCTATTGCAAAGTGGGAGGCGAGCTGAACAATGTCGTCATGATCGGATACAGCAACAAGGGTCACGACGGATTCCTCGGTAACGCTGTAATAGGCGAATGGTGCAACCTCGGAGCCAACTGCGTGGCGTCAAACCTCAAGAACGACTATTCCGAAACCAAGCTTTGGAACTATCCCGCCCACCGGTTCCTGCGCACGGGACTTCAGTTCTGCGGACTTATCATGGGCGACCACACCAAGGCCGGAATCAACACGATGTTCAACACCGCCACCGTAGTGGGCGTGGGCTGCAACATCCACGGCTCGGGATTCCCGCGCAACTTCGTGGCATCGTTCAGCGAAGGCGGAGCGGCAGGATTCAACGATGTGTCGCTATCCAAATTCTTCGACATTGCACGCCGCGTAATGGCACGCCGCCATGTCGAGCTTACCGATGTCGACATCGAAATCTTCAACTCAATCTACGAAATAGCCGAAACCTACAAGTAG
- a CDS encoding tRNA-dihydrouridine synthase family protein has translation MNVYVAPLQGFTEAPFRHCHASVYGAADRYYTPFLRIEHGEPRHRDMRDVTSQLNDNHDVVPQIIFRDIDEFDLLIGALKEAGCRRVDLNMGCPFPPQVNKGRGAGVLRNKALLEKVAERIDAERDMTFSVKMRPGISAYDEWRDIVDIINAMRLEHVTVHPRVAALRYGGSVDMDAFAAMFSQLQHRVVYNGDIMSRDDAARIADSFPGLDGIMIGRGVLACPSLIAEMREGRDWSSEERVDHLLQLHAGIFQHYSTTLCGDAQVLSKIKPFWEYLEWEIGHKTAKMIKKATSIEKYEKAVASIG, from the coding sequence ATGAATGTTTACGTAGCACCGCTTCAGGGGTTCACCGAAGCGCCTTTCAGGCATTGTCACGCATCGGTATACGGGGCCGCCGACCGATATTACACTCCTTTTTTGAGAATTGAGCATGGTGAGCCGCGTCATCGTGACATGAGGGATGTCACATCGCAACTGAACGACAATCATGATGTGGTTCCTCAGATAATATTCCGTGACATCGATGAATTTGACCTCCTGATAGGGGCATTGAAGGAGGCCGGTTGCCGCCGCGTCGACCTCAACATGGGGTGTCCGTTCCCGCCTCAGGTCAACAAGGGGCGTGGCGCGGGAGTGTTACGCAACAAGGCGTTACTTGAGAAAGTGGCTGAGCGGATTGACGCAGAGCGTGACATGACATTTTCGGTCAAGATGCGTCCCGGCATATCGGCTTACGATGAGTGGCGTGACATAGTGGACATCATAAACGCCATGCGTCTTGAGCACGTGACGGTGCATCCGCGTGTCGCAGCCTTGCGTTACGGCGGCAGTGTCGACATGGATGCGTTTGCCGCGATGTTCTCGCAATTGCAGCACCGGGTGGTGTATAACGGCGATATAATGTCACGTGACGATGCGGCGCGGATAGCCGATTCATTTCCCGGCCTTGACGGCATCATGATAGGGCGGGGTGTTCTTGCCTGTCCGTCGCTTATCGCCGAGATGCGCGAGGGCAGGGATTGGAGCAGTGAAGAGCGCGTCGATCACCTGTTGCAGCTTCACGCAGGGATATTCCAACATTACAGTACGACACTGTGCGGTGACGCACAGGTGTTGTCAAAAATAAAGCCGTTCTGGGAGTATCTCGAATGGGAGATAGGCCACAAAACGGCTAAAATGATCAAGAAGGCGACATCGATTGAAAAGTATGAAAAGGCTGTCGCCTCAATAGGGTGA
- a CDS encoding cation:proton antiporter, which produces MMLKATLPLVTDPVLIFFIVLVIILLAPLLLNKLKIPHIIGMIVAGIVVGPYGIGLLERDASFEIFGQVGILYLMFLAGIEIDMYHLKKNLSKGLCFGMYTFMVPMIVGTLTSVYLLHFDWLTSILLASMYASHTLIAYPIVSRFGLTKSPAVIITIAGTIVTVLGALIVLAGVVGIYNEGSFNVADLLKLLLMLVVYCLVIVYVFPRLTRWFFKKYSDNVTQFIYVLAMVFLASYSAKMIGLESVLGAFYAGLVLNRYIPNMSSLMNRIEFVGNAIFIPYFLIGVGMLINVNVIVSNWNTVYVAVVMSVVATLVKWLAAWLMQKSYRMTSTDRNMMFGLSNAQAAATLAAVMIGFNIGIFDESVLNGTIVMILVTCAVSSIVTERAAAKMKLDMLRDDNSSQMSSENRTCHTLISVANPITASSLVDLAILMRNERYGNKLYALHVRNDNSAGSRAIGRNSLDVAEQTAASVDTKLTPIERYDLNVVTGLVNTIEERDISQVIIGMHRKTTVIDSFFGSKVEQLLKSTNKMIVITRCFIPVSTITRIVVSVPDKAQFETGFKAWVMTIANLARQIGCRVIFCCHPEVQPYIRGVLRHERYDIRSEYRDVEEWDDFVLLANRILDDDLFIVISARRTSVSFNSSMDELPGFLQKYFSRNNLIVLYPEQFGDEVPLTSFVDPLSSDISGAPGGLWLTMASYYRRLVQLRKRFTHRKRVKKIDL; this is translated from the coding sequence ATGATGCTTAAAGCGACTTTGCCCCTGGTGACTGATCCGGTACTGATATTCTTCATCGTACTGGTCATAATTCTGCTCGCACCGCTGTTGCTTAACAAGTTGAAGATTCCCCACATCATAGGAATGATTGTGGCGGGTATTGTCGTGGGCCCTTACGGAATAGGATTGCTTGAGCGTGACGCCAGTTTCGAGATATTCGGTCAGGTGGGTATCCTGTACCTTATGTTTCTTGCGGGAATCGAGATTGACATGTATCATCTCAAGAAGAATCTAAGCAAGGGACTGTGTTTCGGAATGTACACCTTCATGGTGCCTATGATAGTGGGTACGCTCACATCGGTTTATCTGCTGCACTTCGACTGGCTCACTTCGATATTGCTGGCTTCGATGTATGCTTCCCACACTTTGATAGCCTATCCGATAGTTTCTCGTTTCGGACTCACCAAGTCGCCGGCTGTCATCATAACCATCGCCGGTACCATCGTTACGGTGCTTGGCGCGTTGATTGTGCTTGCCGGGGTTGTGGGCATCTACAACGAGGGATCGTTCAATGTAGCCGACCTGCTCAAGCTGTTGCTGATGCTTGTCGTCTACTGTCTTGTGATAGTATATGTGTTTCCCCGCCTCACTCGGTGGTTCTTTAAGAAGTATAGCGACAATGTGACGCAGTTCATATATGTGCTTGCAATGGTGTTCCTCGCCAGCTATTCGGCCAAGATGATAGGGCTTGAAAGCGTGCTCGGAGCCTTCTATGCCGGTCTTGTGCTGAACCGTTACATCCCCAACATGTCGTCGCTGATGAACCGCATCGAGTTTGTGGGTAACGCCATCTTCATTCCATACTTCCTTATAGGAGTGGGCATGCTGATAAATGTCAATGTCATCGTGTCAAACTGGAACACCGTCTACGTGGCGGTGGTGATGTCGGTTGTCGCCACGCTGGTTAAGTGGCTTGCCGCGTGGCTCATGCAGAAGAGCTATCGCATGACCTCGACCGACCGCAACATGATGTTTGGCCTATCCAACGCTCAGGCGGCCGCTACTCTTGCAGCCGTGATGATTGGTTTCAACATAGGCATCTTTGACGAATCGGTGCTTAACGGAACGATTGTGATGATACTCGTCACCTGTGCCGTGTCGTCGATAGTGACCGAGCGAGCCGCCGCCAAGATGAAGCTCGATATGCTGCGTGACGATAACTCGTCGCAGATGTCGAGTGAAAACCGCACATGTCACACCCTTATTTCGGTTGCCAATCCCATAACCGCTTCATCGCTTGTAGACCTTGCCATACTGATGCGCAACGAACGCTACGGCAACAAGCTCTATGCCCTCCACGTGCGTAACGACAATTCGGCGGGCTCGAGAGCGATAGGCCGCAATTCGCTCGATGTAGCCGAACAGACGGCTGCAAGCGTCGACACCAAGCTCACGCCTATCGAGCGTTACGACCTGAATGTGGTGACCGGCCTTGTGAATACCATAGAGGAGCGTGACATATCGCAGGTAATCATAGGCATGCATCGCAAAACCACGGTGATAGACTCCTTCTTCGGCTCCAAGGTGGAGCAGTTGCTGAAGTCGACCAACAAGATGATTGTCATAACGCGATGCTTCATCCCGGTGAGCACGATAACGCGAATAGTGGTGTCGGTACCCGATAAGGCTCAGTTTGAAACCGGTTTCAAGGCATGGGTGATGACGATAGCCAATCTCGCCCGCCAGATAGGATGTCGCGTCATATTCTGTTGTCACCCCGAGGTGCAGCCCTACATCAGGGGCGTGTTGCGTCATGAGCGTTACGACATACGCAGTGAGTATCGCGATGTCGAGGAGTGGGATGACTTTGTACTGCTGGCCAACAGGATTCTTGACGATGACCTGTTTATCGTGATCAGCGCACGTCGCACATCGGTGTCGTTTAACTCGTCGATGGACGAGCTGCCGGGATTCTTGCAGAAATATTTCTCGCGCAACAACCTGATAGTGCTCTATCCCGAGCAGTTTGGCGATGAAGTTCCTCTCACATCGTTTGTCGACCCGTTGTCGAGTGACATATCGGGTGCTCCCGGCGGATTGTGGCTCACCATGGCAAGCTATTATCGTCGACTAGTGCAGTTGCGCAAGCGTTTCACCCACCGCAAGAGGGTTAAGAAGATAGACCTTTAG
- a CDS encoding aspartate-semialdehyde dehydrogenase, with translation MRIAIVGASGAVGQEFLRVLDEQNFPIDELLLFGSSRSAGRKYTFRGKDIVVKELKHNDDFEGVDIAFTSAGAGTSREYASTITKHGAIMIDNSSAFRMDEDVPLVVPEVNGDDAFNTPRNIIANPNCTTIQMVVALKPLNDISPIKRVHVATYQAASGAGAAAMDELMEQHAQLVRGEEPTIEKFAYQLAYNVIPQVDVFTDNGYTKEEMKMYNETKKIMHAPSLDVSATCVRVPVMRAHSESIWIETEQPISIEQAREALSNAEGVVVLDDPAQKKYPMPLDIANEDPVYVGRLRKDLTCANGLSFWVVGDQIKKGAALNAVQIAQYMIAHGKKF, from the coding sequence ATGAGAATTGCTATTGTAGGAGCGAGTGGAGCTGTAGGTCAGGAATTCCTGAGAGTGCTCGACGAGCAGAATTTTCCGATTGACGAGTTATTGCTTTTCGGCTCAAGCCGCAGTGCAGGACGCAAGTATACTTTCCGAGGAAAGGATATCGTAGTCAAGGAGCTCAAGCATAACGATGACTTTGAAGGCGTTGACATCGCCTTTACATCGGCAGGAGCCGGCACTTCGCGTGAATATGCTTCAACTATTACAAAGCATGGAGCTATCATGATTGACAATTCAAGCGCATTCCGCATGGACGAGGATGTGCCTTTGGTGGTTCCTGAGGTTAACGGTGATGATGCATTCAACACTCCCCGTAACATAATAGCAAATCCCAACTGCACCACAATCCAGATGGTGGTCGCTCTCAAGCCCCTCAACGACATTTCGCCCATAAAGCGCGTGCATGTGGCAACCTATCAGGCAGCCAGCGGCGCAGGTGCGGCTGCAATGGACGAGCTTATGGAGCAGCATGCGCAACTTGTGCGCGGCGAAGAGCCCACGATTGAGAAGTTTGCCTATCAGCTCGCTTACAATGTCATCCCTCAGGTCGATGTGTTCACCGACAACGGTTACACCAAGGAGGAGATGAAGATGTATAACGAAACCAAGAAGATTATGCATGCTCCCTCGCTCGATGTGAGCGCAACCTGCGTTCGTGTCCCCGTGATGCGTGCTCACTCCGAATCAATCTGGATTGAAACCGAACAGCCTATTTCGATAGAGCAGGCCCGTGAGGCATTGAGCAACGCCGAAGGAGTCGTAGTGCTTGACGATCCCGCACAGAAGAAATATCCCATGCCCCTTGATATAGCCAACGAGGATCCCGTATACGTGGGTCGTCTTCGCAAGGACTTGACTTGCGCTAACGGACTTTCGTTCTGGGTGGTTGGCGACCAAATCAAGAAAGGCGCAGCACTGAATGCAGTGCAGATTGCCCAATACATGATTGCCCACGGCAAGAAATTTTAG
- the argB gene encoding acetylglutamate kinase: MTKDKLTIVKVGGKIVEEEESLRQLLADFASIEGFKLLVHGGGRSATKVAADLGIETKMVDGRRITDDDMLKVVTMVYGGLVNKSVVARLQSLGVDALGMTGADMNIILSRKRPVKSVDYGWVGDVERVNGEALSALIRSGVVPVIAPLTHDGEGHLLNTNADTMAGSTARGLAPYFDVRLVFCFEKPGVLRDENDDDSVIARIDRAAFGQLKNEGIVSGGMLPKLENALDAIDSGVSEVIITKASSLGNLDAGTHIVDNKMI; this comes from the coding sequence ATGACAAAGGACAAACTTACTATAGTTAAGGTTGGCGGAAAGATTGTCGAGGAGGAAGAATCCTTGCGTCAGCTTCTTGCCGACTTCGCCTCGATAGAGGGATTCAAGCTTTTGGTACACGGTGGGGGACGGTCGGCCACAAAAGTGGCTGCCGACCTCGGCATCGAAACCAAGATGGTCGACGGACGAAGGATTACCGACGACGACATGCTCAAGGTGGTGACGATGGTCTATGGCGGCCTTGTCAACAAGAGTGTCGTTGCACGACTGCAGTCGCTCGGAGTGGATGCTCTGGGAATGACCGGTGCCGACATGAACATAATATTGAGCCGCAAGCGCCCGGTAAAGAGTGTCGACTACGGCTGGGTGGGCGATGTTGAGCGCGTCAACGGCGAGGCTCTTTCAGCGCTGATACGCTCGGGCGTGGTGCCTGTTATCGCTCCTCTGACTCATGACGGTGAGGGACATCTGCTGAACACCAATGCCGACACGATGGCCGGCAGCACGGCGCGGGGGCTTGCTCCTTACTTCGATGTGCGCCTTGTGTTCTGTTTTGAAAAGCCCGGAGTGTTGCGTGACGAAAACGATGACGATTCGGTGATAGCGCGAATCGACCGAGCCGCTTTCGGTCAACTTAAAAATGAGGGAATTGTGAGCGGAGGGATGCTGCCTAAACTTGAGAATGCTCTTGATGCAATAGACTCGGGTGTAAGCGAGGTTATCATCACAAAAGCATCGTCACTCGGCAATCTTGATGCCGGAACCCACATTGTAGATAACAAAATGATATAA
- the prfB gene encoding peptide chain release factor 2 (programmed frameshift), with the protein MITFEQLKETIERKDALGRYLDIDSKRVEVEEEELRTHVPDFWEHQKEAQAQMKKVKELHQWIDGYDEIDKAVGELSLAWDFLKEGLVEESELDTMYADVISKLEAMELRNMLRREEDSLGAVLKINSGAGGTESQDWASMLMRMYLRWCESKGYKTAIANILEGDEAGIKSVTIEVDGPFAYGYLKSENGVHRLVRVSPYNAQGKRMTSFASVFVTPLVDDTIEVKVEPALLSWDTFRSGGAGGQNVNKVESGVRLRYQFTDPYTGEKEEILIENTETRDQPKNKENAMRQLRSILYDKELQHRLAEQRKIEDGKMKIEWGSQIRSYVFDDRRVKDHRTNWQTSDVNGVMDGDLDGFIKAYLMEFAAEGDNA; encoded by the exons ATGATAACTTTCGAGCAGCTAAAAGAGACGATAGAGCGCAAGGATGCGCTGGGGAGGTATCTT GACATCGACAGCAAGCGTGTCGAAGTAGAAGAGGAGGAGTTGCGCACTCATGTACCCGATTTCTGGGAACATCAGAAGGAGGCGCAAGCCCAGATGAAGAAAGTAAAAGAGCTGCACCAGTGGATTGACGGCTACGATGAAATAGACAAGGCGGTGGGCGAGCTGTCGCTTGCATGGGACTTCCTGAAGGAGGGACTCGTGGAGGAGAGCGAGCTTGACACAATGTATGCCGATGTGATTTCAAAGCTGGAGGCCATGGAGCTGCGTAATATGCTGCGCCGCGAAGAGGACTCTCTCGGTGCGGTATTGAAGATAAATTCAGGCGCGGGCGGAACCGAGAGCCAGGACTGGGCGTCGATGTTGATGCGAATGTATCTGCGTTGGTGCGAGTCCAAGGGCTATAAGACCGCCATTGCCAACATTCTTGAAGGTGATGAGGCTGGAATAAAGTCGGTTACGATTGAGGTCGACGGACCGTTTGCCTACGGTTACCTTAAGAGTGAAAACGGTGTGCACCGTCTTGTGAGGGTGTCGCCCTACAATGCACAGGGTAAGCGAATGACATCGTTTGCCTCGGTGTTTGTCACTCCGCTTGTCGACGACACAATCGAAGTGAAGGTTGAGCCTGCGTTACTGTCGTGGGACACTTTCCGAAGCGGCGGTGCCGGCGGTCAGAATGTGAACAAGGTTGAGTCGGGCGTGCGCCTGCGCTATCAGTTTACCGACCCCTATACCGGCGAGAAGGAGGAGATTCTCATTGAAAACACCGAAACCCGCGACCAGCCCAAGAACAAGGAGAACGCCATGCGTCAGTTGAGGTCGATACTCTATGACAAGGAACTCCAGCATCGTCTTGCCGAGCAGCGTAAAATCGAGGACGGCAAGATGAAAATCGAGTGGGGCTCGCAGATAAGGAGCTACGTGTTTGACGACCGACGGGTCAAGGATCATCGCACCAATTGGCAGACGAGCGATGTGAACGGCGTGATGGACGGTGATCTTGACGGATTTATAAAAGCCTATCTTATGGAATTTGCCGCTGAAGGCGACAATGCTTAA